One Chlorobaculum limnaeum genomic window carries:
- the metH gene encoding methionine synthase — protein MNDTLYGLIEQRILVLDGAMGTMIQRHGLKEEDFRGERFASYDHSLKGNNDLLVITRPDIIRALHCEFLDAGADIVETCTFNANPISQADYHLQHLTKELNIAAAKVARSAADEYTAKTPDKPRFVAGSIGPTNKTLSLSPDVNNPGFRAVTFQEVVDNYTAQLEGLHEGGVDLLLVETVFDTLNCKAALYAIEEYTAKTGWQVPVMVSGTVVDASGRTLSGQTTEAFWISISHMPALLSVGLNCALGSKQMRPFIEALSNIAGSYVSVYPNAGLPNEFGEYDDSPEYMAAQIAGFAESGFVNIVGGCCGTTPTHIRAIANAVKNLAPRKRPVNEHVLKLSGLEPLVVDETTGFINVGERTNVTGSRKFARLIKEANYDEALSIARQQVENGAQVIDVNLDEGMLDSEKVIVEFLNLIASEPEIAKVPVMIDSSKWSVIENGLRCTQGKSIVNSISLKEGEALFKERARKVMQYGAATVVMAFDEVGQADSLHRRIEICSRAYNILVNEVGFPPEDIIFDPNVLTVATGIDEHNNYALDFIESVRWIKQNLPHAKVSGGISNVSFSFRGNEPVREAMHTAFLYHAIHAGLDMGIVNAAQLGIYEEIEPELLSYVEDVLLNRRDDATERLVAFAETIRDGGEKVEAKAAEWRNAPVEERLKHALVKGIVDFIDEDTEEARQLYPSPLEVIEGPLMNGMNHIGDLFAEGKMFLPQVVKSARVMKRSVAVLVPYIEEEKARSCDTSAKAKVLLATVKGDVHDIGKNIVSVVLACNNFDVVDIGVLMPCDKILDAVLKEKPDVLGLSGLITPSLEEMAHVAKEMERLGMKIPLIIGGATTSKVHTAVKLAPNYSGPVVHVLDASRSVPVVSSLCNHAQREGYIEALKAEQEAMRQSHAERTAARKYVSLDAARDNRLQIDWEAETIAKPAQTGVTVLEDVTVGALRPYIDWTPFFMGWELHGRYPQIFDDAKVGEESKKLFNDANALLDRIDSEKLLGIKGVAGIFPANSIGDDIFVYADDERSMIRAVLHTLRQQGEKHGEANLALADFVAPRESGVADWIGCFAVTAGLGIQTLLKEFADAQDDYHRIMTQALADRLAEAFAEMLHEKVRRELWGYAPGEILGCEELIAEKYQGIRPAPGYPACPDHTEKATIFDLLNAEAATGVTLTETFAMNPAASVSGLYFANKASKYFVLGKIGKDQVEDYANRKGIEVADAEKWLAPSLNYDPA, from the coding sequence ATGAACGACACTTTGTACGGCCTGATCGAGCAACGGATTCTCGTGCTCGACGGGGCCATGGGCACCATGATCCAGAGACATGGCCTCAAGGAAGAGGATTTCCGGGGCGAGCGTTTCGCCTCGTACGACCACTCGCTGAAGGGCAACAACGACCTGCTCGTCATCACCCGTCCGGACATCATCCGCGCATTGCACTGCGAGTTCCTCGATGCGGGAGCGGACATCGTCGAGACCTGCACCTTCAATGCCAATCCGATCTCGCAGGCCGACTACCACTTGCAGCACCTCACCAAAGAGCTGAATATCGCGGCGGCAAAGGTTGCCCGCTCGGCGGCGGACGAATACACCGCAAAAACCCCCGACAAGCCGCGCTTCGTGGCCGGTTCCATCGGGCCAACCAACAAGACCCTCTCGCTCTCGCCGGACGTGAACAACCCCGGCTTCCGCGCCGTCACCTTCCAGGAGGTGGTCGATAACTACACCGCCCAGCTCGAAGGACTGCACGAGGGCGGCGTCGATCTGCTGCTCGTCGAGACGGTGTTCGACACGCTGAACTGCAAGGCCGCGCTTTACGCCATCGAGGAGTACACAGCGAAAACCGGCTGGCAGGTGCCCGTGATGGTCTCCGGCACGGTGGTCGACGCGAGCGGACGCACCCTTTCCGGCCAGACCACCGAGGCTTTCTGGATTTCGATCTCGCACATGCCCGCCCTGCTTTCGGTCGGCCTGAACTGCGCCCTCGGCTCGAAGCAGATGCGCCCCTTCATCGAGGCGCTCTCGAACATCGCGGGCAGCTACGTGAGCGTCTATCCCAACGCCGGCCTGCCGAACGAGTTCGGCGAGTACGACGACTCCCCGGAGTACATGGCCGCGCAGATCGCCGGATTCGCCGAGTCGGGCTTCGTGAACATCGTCGGCGGCTGCTGCGGCACCACCCCGACCCACATCCGCGCCATCGCCAACGCCGTGAAGAACCTCGCGCCGAGGAAGCGCCCGGTGAACGAGCACGTGCTGAAGCTCTCCGGCCTCGAACCGCTCGTGGTTGACGAAACCACCGGCTTCATCAACGTCGGTGAGCGCACCAACGTCACCGGCTCGCGCAAGTTCGCCCGCCTCATCAAGGAAGCGAATTACGACGAAGCGCTCTCCATCGCCCGCCAGCAGGTCGAAAACGGCGCGCAGGTGATCGACGTGAACCTCGACGAGGGGATGCTCGACTCCGAAAAGGTGATCGTCGAGTTTCTGAACCTCATCGCCTCCGAGCCGGAGATCGCCAAGGTGCCGGTGATGATCGACTCCTCAAAGTGGTCGGTGATCGAGAACGGCCTGCGCTGCACCCAGGGCAAGAGCATCGTCAACTCGATCAGCCTCAAGGAGGGCGAAGCGCTCTTCAAGGAACGCGCCCGCAAGGTGATGCAGTACGGCGCTGCCACGGTAGTGATGGCCTTTGACGAAGTGGGCCAGGCCGACAGCCTGCACCGCCGCATCGAGATTTGCAGCCGCGCGTACAACATTCTCGTCAACGAAGTCGGATTCCCGCCGGAGGACATCATCTTCGACCCGAACGTCTTGACCGTGGCCACAGGCATCGACGAGCACAACAACTACGCGCTCGACTTCATCGAAAGCGTGCGCTGGATCAAGCAGAATCTGCCCCACGCGAAGGTGTCGGGCGGTATCAGCAACGTCTCGTTCTCCTTCCGCGGAAACGAGCCGGTGCGCGAGGCGATGCACACCGCGTTCCTCTACCACGCCATCCACGCCGGACTCGACATGGGCATCGTCAATGCCGCCCAGCTCGGCATCTACGAGGAGATTGAGCCGGAGCTGCTCAGCTACGTCGAAGATGTACTGCTGAACCGCCGCGACGACGCCACCGAGCGCCTCGTTGCGTTTGCGGAGACGATCCGCGACGGCGGCGAAAAGGTCGAGGCTAAAGCCGCCGAGTGGCGAAACGCTCCGGTCGAGGAGCGGCTGAAGCACGCGCTCGTCAAGGGGATCGTGGATTTCATCGACGAGGACACCGAAGAGGCGCGTCAGCTCTACCCAAGTCCGCTGGAGGTGATCGAAGGGCCGCTCATGAACGGCATGAACCACATCGGCGACCTCTTCGCCGAGGGCAAGATGTTCCTGCCGCAGGTGGTCAAGAGCGCCCGCGTCATGAAGCGCTCTGTGGCCGTGCTGGTGCCCTACATCGAGGAGGAGAAGGCCCGGAGCTGCGACACGAGCGCCAAAGCGAAGGTACTGCTCGCCACGGTCAAGGGCGACGTGCACGACATCGGCAAGAACATCGTGTCGGTGGTGCTCGCCTGCAACAACTTCGACGTCGTGGACATCGGCGTGCTCATGCCGTGCGACAAGATTCTCGACGCGGTGCTCAAAGAGAAGCCGGACGTGCTCGGCCTCTCCGGCCTCATCACGCCGTCGCTCGAAGAGATGGCGCACGTGGCCAAAGAGATGGAGCGGCTCGGCATGAAGATTCCGCTCATCATCGGCGGCGCGACCACCTCGAAGGTGCACACCGCCGTCAAGCTCGCCCCGAACTACTCCGGCCCGGTGGTGCATGTGCTCGACGCCTCGCGCAGCGTGCCGGTGGTCAGCAGCCTCTGCAACCACGCGCAGCGCGAAGGCTACATCGAGGCGCTGAAAGCCGAGCAGGAGGCGATGCGCCAGAGCCACGCCGAGCGCACGGCAGCGAGGAAGTACGTCTCGCTCGACGCCGCCCGCGACAATCGCCTCCAGATCGACTGGGAGGCCGAAACCATCGCCAAGCCCGCACAAACCGGCGTCACGGTTTTGGAGGATGTCACCGTCGGCGCGCTCCGCCCCTACATCGACTGGACGCCCTTTTTCATGGGCTGGGAGCTGCATGGTCGCTACCCGCAGATCTTCGACGACGCAAAGGTCGGCGAGGAGTCCAAAAAGCTGTTCAACGACGCCAACGCCCTGCTCGACCGGATCGACAGCGAGAAGCTGCTCGGAATCAAGGGCGTGGCAGGCATCTTCCCGGCCAACAGCATTGGCGACGACATCTTCGTTTATGCAGACGACGAGCGTTCGATGATCCGCGCCGTCCTGCACACCCTGCGCCAGCAAGGCGAAAAGCACGGCGAAGCCAACCTCGCGCTGGCGGACTTCGTGGCTCCACGCGAAAGCGGCGTTGCCGACTGGATCGGCTGCTTCGCCGTCACCGCCGGACTCGGCATCCAAACGCTCCTGAAGGAGTTCGCCGATGCGCAGGACGACTACCACCGCATCATGACGCAAGCGCTCGCCGACCGCCTCGCCGAAGCCTTCGCCGAGATGCTGCACGAAAAGGTGCGCCGCGAACTCTGGGGCTACGCCCCCGGCGAAATCCTCGGCTGCGAAGAGCTGATCGCCGAAAAGTACCAGGGCATCCGCCCCGCCCCCGGCTACCCCGCCTGCCCGGATCACACCGAAAAGGCCACCATCTTCGACCTCCTCAACGCCGAAGCGGCAACCGGCGTCACGCTGACCGAAACCTTCGCGATGAACCCGGCAGCCTCAGTCAGCGGCCTCTACTTCGCCAACAAGGCATCGAAATACTTCGTGCTTGGAAAGATCGGCAAGGATCAGGTTGAGGACTACGCCAACCGCAAAGGCATCGAAGTTGCTGACGCGGAGAAGTGGCTTGCGCCATCGCTGAATTACGATCCGGCGTAA
- a CDS encoding DUF2283 domain-containing protein produces the protein MKITYFKDTDTAFIQLLDKPVFETREISDNVLIDVDEEGNLVSMTVEHAKEKAGSSEFSYQEIAKKTA, from the coding sequence ATGAAAATCACCTATTTCAAAGACACCGACACCGCATTCATCCAGCTCTTGGACAAGCCGGTTTTCGAAACACGGGAAATCAGCGACAACGTACTGATCGACGTCGATGAAGAGGGAAATCTGGTCAGCATGACGGTAGAACACGCCAAAGAAAAAGCTGGATCATCGGAGTTTTCGTATCAGGAGATCGCGAAGAAAACAGCTTGA
- a CDS encoding DUF2442 domain-containing protein: MVEVNKAKYLGDYVINLSFNNGRSGNVNLEESLFNDKRAAFAVLRDKSEFSKFKVEHSTLVWGDEFELAAEYLFFLAFKDDPELQDQFKAWGYVA; encoded by the coding sequence ATGGTAGAGGTGAACAAAGCGAAGTATCTGGGGGATTATGTGATCAACCTTTCTTTTAATAATGGCAGATCAGGGAACGTGAATCTTGAAGAATCGTTGTTCAATGACAAGAGAGCTGCATTTGCCGTTTTGCGAGACAAGTCAGAATTCAGTAAGTTCAAGGTGGAGCACAGCACTCTTGTCTGGGGTGACGAGTTCGAGCTGGCTGCGGAATACTTATTTTTTCTTGCTTTCAAGGATGATCCGGAATTGCAGGATCAATTTAAAGCTTGGGGCTATGTCGCATAA
- a CDS encoding DUF2442 domain-containing protein: MYWDAKVVKPLPDYRLYVEIEDGRRGVFDMKPYLDFGVFRELRDEHYFNQVGILFGAVTWPHEQDIAPETLIEEMVPVETMPDNAVQTDASH, encoded by the coding sequence ATGTATTGGGATGCAAAAGTTGTGAAGCCGTTGCCGGATTATCGGCTTTATGTTGAAATCGAGGATGGGCGTCGGGGTGTGTTTGATATGAAGCCGTATCTCGATTTCGGCGTTTTCCGGGAACTCAGGGATGAGCATTATTTCAATCAGGTCGGTATTCTGTTTGGTGCTGTGACCTGGCCACACGAACAGGATATTGCGCCGGAAACGCTGATCGAGGAGATGGTGCCGGTTGAAACGATGCCGGACAATGCAGTGCAAACCGATGCTTCGCATTAA
- a CDS encoding DUF2281 domain-containing protein: protein MNTAEKIYKTVQGLPEPMLHEVLDFAEFLKQKRAAEAPKTGNIAERIHKRFAGLDAENIPLPERHLPRS, encoded by the coding sequence ATGAATACAGCCGAGAAGATTTACAAAACAGTGCAAGGACTTCCGGAGCCGATGCTTCATGAGGTGCTGGATTTTGCCGAGTTTCTCAAGCAGAAAAGAGCAGCAGAAGCTCCAAAAACAGGCAATATCGCTGAACGGATACACAAGCGTTTTGCTGGACTGGATGCGGAGAATATTCCTCTCCCTGAGCGTCATTTACCTCGCAGTTGA
- a CDS encoding DUF2442 domain-containing protein, translating to MYPSVIKVTAEKDYQIVVEFDNDEPGILDMKPYLNFGVFKKLADPAVFGSVKVSFDTVEWANGVDLDPEFVYEKCVRESCSAKS from the coding sequence ATGTATCCTTCAGTAATAAAGGTCACGGCGGAAAAGGATTACCAGATAGTCGTAGAGTTTGATAATGACGAACCTGGTATTCTGGATATGAAGCCGTATCTGAATTTTGGTGTGTTCAAAAAGCTTGCCGATCCGGCTGTGTTCGGCTCGGTAAAGGTGTCGTTCGATACGGTGGAGTGGGCGAACGGCGTTGATCTTGATCCTGAGTTTGTGTATGAGAAATGTGTAAGGGAGTCGTGTTCGGCCAAGTCGTGA
- a CDS encoding DUF2281 domain-containing protein has product MNTAEKIYKTVQGLPEPMLHEVLDFVEFLQKKNRRRTSPSKSQSETDEYFANPLVIEAIERGMEDVNAGRVTKIADPKNVWESIQ; this is encoded by the coding sequence ATGAACACAGCCGAAAAAATCTACAAAACAGTTCAAGGACTTCCGGAGCCGATGCTTCACGAAGTGCTTGACTTTGTCGAGTTTTTACAAAAGAAAAACAGGCGGAGAACATCGCCGTCCAAAAGCCAGAGCGAAACGGACGAATATTTCGCGAATCCGTTGGTTATTGAAGCCATCGAGCGTGGCATGGAGGATGTCAACGCGGGCAGAGTTACGAAAATCGCTGATCCCAAAAATGTATGGGAGAGTATTCAGTAG
- a CDS encoding SRPBCC family protein: MPFTVTIDVSKQFETSASPEQVFELLADVPRSASHFPDVEKLEPLGGNTFRWITERIAIGDHTLQQTIYACAYRSDRAAMSVSWTPVEGEGNARVEGGWRIEPARTGTKVQLHTKGALEVDLPGFLQFLLSPLIELAFTQKIDRYISNLQEAFEKG; encoded by the coding sequence ATGCCGTTCACCGTCACCATCGATGTGTCGAAGCAGTTCGAGACTTCCGCCTCGCCGGAGCAGGTGTTCGAGCTGCTTGCCGACGTGCCCCGGTCGGCCTCGCATTTTCCCGATGTCGAAAAACTCGAACCCCTCGGAGGCAACACGTTCCGCTGGATCACGGAGAGAATCGCCATTGGCGACCACACCTTGCAGCAGACCATCTACGCCTGCGCCTATCGCAGCGACCGGGCCGCGATGAGCGTAAGCTGGACGCCCGTGGAGGGCGAGGGCAACGCACGGGTTGAAGGCGGCTGGCGCATCGAACCCGCCAGAACCGGCACGAAAGTTCAGCTCCACACCAAAGGCGCTCTCGAAGTCGATCTCCCCGGATTCCTGCAATTCCTGCTCTCGCCACTCATCGAACTCGCCTTCACCCAAAAGATCGACCGATACATCTCGAACCTGCAAGAGGCGTTCGAGAAGGGGTAG
- a CDS encoding L,D-transpeptidase family protein — protein sequence MDPLILLCLALMPVIISVSPVQVHAAESAGNLELPDQTVRMHLKGYLDRLDRLDASSSSARLEIDGQLQRFYKALDYRAAWTNRRAIERLVEVIGESADDGLKPSDYHYDEIRGFVENTPESPALKARADLLMTDAIFTLLSHMRSGKVMPRSLDPNWNIPAPKPGLNHDQTLMMAVMGGKFPEMISSLRRSSPGYLPMRKALARYRKIAEDGGWQAVYQGPTIEKVGQVDRRMPIIRQRLIVSGDLSPDAPLPKIDALPADSSASGAAPAPLIPPDQVYTQDLFDAVMAFQKRHGLSVDGIIGIETLNAMNYPAELRADQIRVNLERERWHSGIFGRTYVMVNIPAFTVEYVQDNVVRWNSRVIVGKPETQTPVFSAQIQSVIYNPQWVIPSGILAKEAIPAIRKDVGYLSKHRLTVVDSKGKPVDPSRVNWYGKGGFPYRLVQASGDDGSLGRIKFNMPNRFTVYMHDTPTKPLFERARRAYSHGCVRVDRPFELAELLLRNQETWSLPKIQAAINTGRTRTVPVPVKVPVFFLYQTVFADGGKVSFRDDIYDRDKELLGALNSSKDRRSVEEAAR from the coding sequence ATGGATCCTTTAATATTACTTTGCCTCGCGCTGATGCCGGTTATCATCAGTGTATCGCCGGTTCAGGTTCATGCAGCCGAAAGCGCCGGAAACCTTGAACTTCCTGACCAGACTGTCAGGATGCATCTGAAGGGCTATCTCGACCGTCTCGACCGGCTGGATGCGTCTTCATCTTCTGCCCGGCTGGAGATTGACGGACAGTTGCAGCGTTTTTACAAGGCGCTCGATTATCGCGCTGCCTGGACCAATCGACGCGCTATCGAGCGTCTTGTCGAGGTTATCGGTGAATCGGCCGATGACGGGCTGAAACCTTCCGATTACCATTACGACGAGATCAGGGGTTTCGTGGAGAATACGCCCGAATCGCCAGCGTTGAAGGCGCGCGCCGACCTGTTGATGACCGATGCCATCTTCACGCTGCTGTCGCACATGCGTTCGGGCAAGGTGATGCCCAGGTCGCTCGATCCGAACTGGAATATTCCCGCTCCAAAGCCAGGCCTGAACCATGACCAGACGCTGATGATGGCGGTCATGGGCGGCAAGTTTCCCGAGATGATTTCGTCGCTGAGGAGGTCGTCGCCAGGCTATCTGCCAATGCGCAAAGCGCTTGCGCGTTACCGCAAGATCGCCGAAGATGGTGGCTGGCAAGCGGTATATCAGGGGCCGACGATCGAAAAGGTCGGTCAGGTTGACCGGCGTATGCCGATCATCCGCCAACGCCTCATTGTGTCGGGCGATCTTTCGCCAGATGCGCCGCTGCCGAAGATCGATGCCTTGCCCGCCGACTCTTCGGCCTCCGGCGCCGCGCCAGCGCCGCTCATTCCTCCCGATCAGGTTTATACCCAGGATCTGTTCGATGCCGTGATGGCCTTCCAGAAAAGGCACGGCCTCTCGGTCGATGGCATCATCGGCATCGAGACCCTCAATGCGATGAACTATCCTGCTGAGCTTCGCGCCGATCAGATTCGCGTCAATCTGGAGCGCGAGCGCTGGCACTCCGGAATATTTGGCCGGACCTACGTGATGGTGAACATTCCGGCATTCACGGTCGAATATGTGCAGGACAACGTTGTTCGCTGGAACTCGCGGGTCATCGTCGGAAAGCCCGAAACGCAGACACCAGTGTTTAGCGCTCAGATTCAATCCGTCATCTACAATCCCCAGTGGGTGATTCCTTCGGGCATCCTCGCCAAGGAGGCCATTCCCGCCATCAGGAAAGATGTCGGCTATCTCAGCAAACACCGGTTGACCGTGGTGGACAGCAAAGGCAAGCCGGTCGATCCGTCCCGTGTCAACTGGTACGGTAAAGGCGGATTTCCGTACCGGCTGGTGCAGGCTTCAGGCGATGACGGCTCGCTTGGCAGGATCAAGTTCAACATGCCGAACCGCTTCACGGTCTATATGCACGACACCCCCACCAAGCCGCTCTTCGAAAGAGCCCGCAGGGCCTACAGCCATGGATGCGTCAGGGTTGACCGGCCTTTCGAGCTTGCCGAGCTTCTGCTTCGCAATCAGGAAACATGGAGCCTGCCCAAGATCCAGGCGGCGATCAACACCGGCAGGACGCGCACGGTGCCGGTTCCGGTCAAGGTGCCAGTCTTTTTCCTGTACCAGACAGTCTTCGCCGATGGCGGCAAGGTCAGTTTCAGGGACGACATTTACGACAGGGACAAGGAATTGCTCGGCGCGCTCAACAGCAGCAAAGATCGCCGCAGCGTGGAGGAGGCCGCCCGGTAA
- a CDS encoding murein L,D-transpeptidase catalytic domain family protein gives MKKRGIALSLMLFMALPVTSKSITLEDQPMHRRVSSVFNVIGQNSDIDPKALQLALQGYSNLKRQGLIRREGLITLIDFNKPSDRKRLFIIDINSGTVLQAALVAHGRGSGDVMATSFSNKPGSNKSSLGFYLTENTYIGSNGYSLVLKGLDQGINDRAETRSIVIHGADYVSEEYIRQNGRLGRSLGCPALSMDLHQELIDMIKDGTCLFIYHNGEDYASRSVVLNPELALGGGKSENPA, from the coding sequence ATGAAAAAAAGAGGAATCGCATTATCCCTGATGCTGTTCATGGCCCTGCCCGTGACCAGTAAATCCATCACCCTTGAAGACCAGCCGATGCACCGGCGGGTCTCTTCGGTATTCAACGTCATCGGGCAGAACAGCGACATCGATCCAAAAGCGCTTCAGCTCGCCCTGCAGGGCTACTCCAACCTCAAACGCCAGGGGCTCATTCGCCGCGAAGGTCTCATCACCCTCATCGATTTCAACAAACCATCGGACCGCAAGCGTCTCTTTATCATCGATATCAATAGTGGAACCGTGCTACAGGCCGCGCTTGTCGCCCACGGAAGAGGAAGCGGCGATGTCATGGCGACCAGCTTCTCCAACAAACCCGGCTCGAACAAGAGCAGCCTCGGGTTCTATCTCACCGAAAATACCTATATCGGCAGCAACGGTTACTCCCTTGTCCTGAAGGGGCTCGATCAGGGGATCAACGACAGGGCGGAGACGAGGAGCATCGTGATTCACGGCGCGGATTACGTTTCCGAAGAGTATATCCGGCAAAACGGCCGTCTGGGCCGCAGCCTCGGGTGCCCTGCGCTGTCGATGGATCTGCACCAGGAGTTGATCGATATGATCAAGGATGGCACGTGCCTCTTTATTTATCATAACGGAGAGGACTATGCTTCCCGTTCGGTTGTACTCAATCCTGAGCTTGCGCTTGGCGGCGGGAAGAGTGAAAATCCTGCATAA
- a CDS encoding SIMPL domain-containing protein, with product MKGYSGFRNVTIMAVALLGCAFPATSLRAAETGISVSASSTVTYDPDTAEFSTTVEATDKDAARAASKVATLWGSLQQALRKTGVPAADASSASYTVSPEWEWNSANGKRVFKGYKARHVVRVVVRDLGKLGGAIDAVVGAGAGTVDGLSYSSSRFESLRTQALENAVKSARHDAEVMAKAAGGRLGQPLELQYGQPQSDYPVMRAAMAEGFKAAPMPTDVEPGEQKLTVSVSSRWQFVPASGK from the coding sequence ATGAAAGGATATTCTGGTTTCCGGAACGTGACGATCATGGCCGTGGCGCTGCTCGGTTGCGCATTTCCCGCCACGTCGCTTCGGGCTGCTGAGACCGGCATTTCGGTTTCGGCGTCGAGCACGGTAACGTACGATCCCGATACGGCGGAGTTTTCGACGACGGTCGAAGCGACCGACAAGGATGCGGCCCGAGCCGCCTCGAAGGTCGCGACGCTCTGGGGTTCGCTCCAGCAGGCGCTGCGCAAGACCGGCGTTCCCGCTGCCGACGCTTCGTCGGCAAGTTACACGGTGAGTCCCGAGTGGGAGTGGAACAGTGCAAACGGCAAAAGGGTATTCAAAGGCTACAAGGCCCGGCATGTCGTCAGGGTCGTGGTGCGCGATCTCGGCAAGCTTGGCGGCGCGATCGACGCGGTGGTCGGCGCGGGGGCGGGCACGGTCGATGGACTCAGCTACTCCTCCTCCAGGTTCGAAAGCCTCCGAACGCAGGCGCTGGAAAATGCCGTGAAGAGCGCCAGGCATGATGCCGAGGTGATGGCAAAAGCCGCGGGCGGGCGTCTCGGCCAGCCACTGGAGCTTCAGTACGGCCAGCCGCAGTCCGACTATCCCGTAATGCGCGCCGCGATGGCCGAAGGGTTCAAGGCGGCTCCGATGCCTACCGACGTCGAGCCGGGCGAGCAGAAGCTCACGGTTTCGGTCAGCTCCCGCTGGCAGTTTGTCCCGGCGAGCGGGAAGTAG
- a CDS encoding DUF2278 family protein, translated as MPLFDGYGVLVGKLSRYACDKRQDESHYYHCNLFVRTPKGVYPCAVDLDSKHRRDGLQWKVVELDTEEVGEVTSFRDGWHELAMLEGSGSLDYYRTPALRPSAECVRAGKELEAVEGCWKYGTGHDAFRDLEPLLKSNRRIFVFGEPFRNGKGVHNIHQNQGDPPDSRWAAENGPWQDGAVMVERHDGSVAAFLCKFSTQRFCVAEAQT; from the coding sequence ATGCCTTTGTTCGACGGATATGGCGTTCTTGTCGGCAAGCTTTCCCGGTATGCCTGCGACAAGCGGCAGGACGAGTCCCATTATTATCATTGCAACCTCTTTGTCCGGACGCCGAAAGGGGTCTATCCCTGCGCGGTCGATCTGGACAGCAAGCACCGGCGGGACGGGCTTCAGTGGAAGGTGGTCGAACTCGATACCGAAGAGGTCGGCGAAGTGACTTCGTTCCGCGATGGCTGGCATGAGCTTGCCATGTTGGAAGGCTCCGGCTCGCTCGACTATTACCGCACTCCGGCGCTCAGGCCGTCGGCGGAGTGCGTCCGCGCCGGCAAGGAGCTTGAGGCGGTCGAGGGTTGCTGGAAGTACGGCACCGGGCACGATGCTTTCCGCGATCTCGAACCGCTCCTGAAGTCCAACCGCAGAATTTTCGTCTTCGGCGAACCGTTCCGCAATGGCAAGGGGGTGCACAACATTCACCAGAACCAGGGCGATCCGCCCGACAGCCGCTGGGCGGCGGAGAATGGCCCGTGGCAGGACGGAGCGGTGATGGTCGAGCGGCACGATGGCTCGGTGGCGGCCTTTCTCTGCAAGTTCAGCACGCAGCGCTTCTGCGTCGCCGAAGCACAGACTTGA